The window AAATCAGAGACAATGGGCTCAGGTTCAGAAAAAGATCTTGTCAGCGCATCTTCCGCGAACTCGTCAATGACGACAATACGGTCATCTATGATTGATTCTCGGTGGGCGTGTGAGTAGTGACCGATAATAACATCGTATTGACTCTCATCGAAATCAACCTGATCACGGTAAGGACAATTGGGATTACAAGGCAAGTTCAGTTGATAGTGTAAACTCCCACCTCCTACGCCTCGTTTGTATAGGTCTCTTATGTATGATTTCCAGCGACCACCGTGGTCGCCTTTGAACGTGGGGCAGTTCCGATGAGGCGATGGTAAAATCTTAGCGGTGAGATTTCGACCCTGAGCGAGTTTTTCAGCTTGCTCGTATAGATCAGTTCGTTCTGTGAGATAGGTAATAGGGAGTCCCAGTTGTGCAGCGACATCAAATGTAGCAGTGGTTTTGCCAGTACCCGGTAGTGCATGAACGAGAATGCTATTTTCTGATTGAAACGCATCCTCTATCACTGAAGAAGTCCGATCCCGCACGTCCTGTAATGATTGGAACATAGATTACCACAGTATTGTTGCGGGACCAGTAAGCACTTTCGCGCTATTTTCATCTGTGTCCCCTCTGTAGTCGTAGCAACAATCGTTCTATCGATTGTTTTGATACACCAGCGTTTCTTAACCAAATTCGTTCCACCTCATTTTGAGGATACCGTGACAGAGGACGAATCAGAGGCCACCTTTGCCTGATTTCTCTCGCAGTAGACTAACATGTGCCCCACAGCCAGGACCTCGAACCTTCTGCTTACTTACTCCTTGGCCCTGTAACGACGGAGTTTTGCTCCTCTGGGATTTGAATATGATCCCTGTCGGTATCATCCTCTTGTCAACAAAGTCGCTTAGGAGCTGAATACGCGCTTCCTGTAGCAAATGATATTAATCCAAAGCCCAAGTAGTACTACCATATATGATAATAGAACGTAGATCAGCCACATAATCGTTCTAGTGGCTGATTCCAAGACATTCTGCAAGATCATAACGACGAGAAGACAGACGATTTGAGCAGGCTACATAAGGGGAACTGTGGTTCAAGAGTCTGTTTTTAGCTGGCAGTCGCTATTTCGGACATTGCTATCCTTACCATACTTCTCCAATTAGGCGAAATGGAACTCTGAGGCCTGGCAGTCGTTTGGATTTATCACACTCATATCTCCTGCCTGGGTCTTGGATGACTGCACGGTCGATACGCGTTCTGAGACGACGATCAATCCAGTAATACATGATCGAAACAGGAATCCGTACACTTTTTTTAAATACGGTGTTGAGATGGCTACCTAGTTGGATTACCTGGCCTCAAACTTGGCTCGTGAATATTGCTCAGCGGGTGCATTTTATACACAGAGGTGTACACCAGGGGGTTTTGGCACGAATAAAGCCGATTTTGTCGCACCACAGCAATCAAAACTGCTGGATCCTGTTGTGGAATACATTGTGGAAACGCTCGCCGTATTCGATATACCAGTCAAAATATTCGCCCCACTTTTCACGATTTTCCAGGTCGCCATCCCGAGCAATACTAAGATTGCTCCTCATTTTTCCTGTTCGTGTTTCTCGAGGCTCTCCCCATTCGACCTCCCTTCCTAACTCTTGCTCGATCGCTTCTTCTTCAGACTTCAGTTCCCAGAACGCCTCTTCGTCGTCCTCTATATTGAGATCAAGCCGCAATTCATTTTCTTGTGATAGGACGACAAATGATATATGGAATCCAGATTTCCCAATCGGGTTCCCGTAGTAGTGGATTGGCTTCGGTTTGCGAGGTCTGAGTATGGTCGACGAGTCATCAATACGGTCACGAAACTGAGTCCAAAACTCTTCCTGTAGCTCCTTGGTCTCAGTAATTTCCCCCCCAGATCGCTGCGCCTTTCTTTTCCACTCGCTTGGTTTCTCCACTGGATTTAGCCGAATCGCTGGCTGAGAGTCGCCAATTCTCCACACTTCCAACCGGATTGCAAATAGGTCAACACCTTCACGACTGTTCTGATTTAGCCACTGAATCGCATCTTGATGCTCGTCATTGAATGTCGGCGCGATCCAGACGATGATATCGGCATTGACACCTGCGGCATATGCAATCGCCTTGCCGAGGTGATCATGGTCGGACTGATCTAGCTGATTCTCGATTACCACTTGTCGGCCGTCATCGACCACCTCCGCAAGGATATCGAGGTTGTACCTCCCGACGCTCTTCTCGGTCTCAACGATCTCTACATCCAACCCAAGAACGTCCTCGAGGTGAGACGCATCTTCGTTCCGTATGGAATCCGCCAGCCAGGGGGTGAAATTGTGGGCTTCGTGCACCCAGTAGTCTCGTACGTCTTGAGGTACCAGCTCCTGAAACACAGGCCCCTCTGGTTCTGACATAGCCACAATCTCTTTCGAGAGGGACAAAAACCTCGGGTCGTACTATCGCACAACACTTCGTCTAACGAGTCTGGCTAACAGCATCCATTATTCAGGATCCATCTGATGCACTCACCAATGCGAACTTATATCACACCTCTCCTGCCAGTTTGGGAACTGAAACCATGAGTGAAGACGTTACCGTCATGACCTGGAATCTTCACGGAGAAAACCACCCCTCCAGAAGCACAATACAGGAGCAAATAGACTTCCTAAAAGAATATCATCAGGATACCGATCTCTTCCTCTTTCAAGCCGTTGACTACACAAAAAAGGACGAGAGCGAAGATTTCAGCCACTTCCAGCAGATCAAGTCTCATTTCGAAGAACGCGATTACTACACGACCGACAACCGCGACTGGAACCGCCAGTTGCTCAACCTCGACGTACAACCCTACCACAACATCAACAGTCCTTTTCGACGCTGCAAAATCACTGCCAGCCGTTGGCCAATAGACAGAGAACCGCTAGATCTGAGAAACAATGGAAACGGAAAACCCAGGCACCTAAACTACTTCTACGCCAGTTTCCTCACTGGTCCTTTTGTCGCCAATGTGTATCTTCATAACGAAGAAATCACCGACAACGAAGGCCTTGAAGTCTGGAACGCGGGCATTATACATGGCTCAGGTTGGAAAGAAGAGAAAATCAAAGCCCTCGAAACAGTCTACAGCAGGATCTACCTCCAAAACCAGCAGACAGACAAGAAAATCATCCTCGGCGGTGACTTCAACGCGCCTTGGAAAGAAACGAAAACAGACGAAGGCGTCGAGATTCACCCTCACAGCCCAGATGCAAAACATCTCAACAAACCCTTCTATGGAAACCCGTATCGTTACCAAGCCGAAAACGGTGGCACCAAACAATTCCCCTTCAACCAGCGCTGGCGGAACGCAGAGAGCTATATTTTCGATTCAGAGAAGAGCGATTGGGATATGAAAGACGCATACTGGCACGCTAATGACAGTCTCGAACTGAATAGCACTGAAGACCACACTCACGTGGTCAACAACGGAAACCCGCCCAACAAACGAATAGATCACCTCCTCGCTGACGACCACTTTAACATCAAGAGCTGCGAGATCCAGAACGGCATTGAGGTAGAAGCAAACGGGTTCAGCAACGGGAAAACACCAAGCGACCACGCTCCTGTCAAAGCTACCCTAGAAATCGAAGCCTAAACAAGGTTGGAACAGATGTTGTAATACTTAGAACCCCATTCTCGGAGACAGTACATACTCCGTGAACCCTTACTCAATCATACCTTTTGTCGTCATATACAGGACTATCCGATTCTCGAAGAAGTCGTTGGCATAGCGGAATACTTTAACCGTGACCAGATTCCTCGGGTCAGGGTTGACCTCCAAAGTCGGGACCGGAAACTCGGACCTGATCGGATGGACCAACCTGTTCCCTCCCTTCATTTGAGTGAATCTACAGGACATAAGACGACCAGGGGCACCGCGCCAGGACTCCCTGAGTTTTAATTACCTTACCTGCTTGCGGTGCTATAGATGGTGGACAACTTTGGCGAGAAGGTCGATTTCATCTGGTCAGTTGCTGACCTCCTCCGTGGCGACTATAAGCAGTCGGAGTATCAACGGGTAATTCTACCTCTAACCGTTCTTCGACGACTCGACTGTGTTACGGCACCAACAAAGGATGCAGTTATTCAGAAGGCAGAGGAACTTAACGAACAAGGGGTGGAGAACGTTGACCCTGTCTTGCAGAACATTTCTGCTTCACCAGTTTATAACACCAGCGAATACACCTTCGAGACGCTGACGAACGATCCCGAGCACCTCTCCGAAAACCTCCAGCACTATATCCAGCAATACGATCCCGACACGCGCGAGATATTGGAGAAGTTCGAGTTTGACCATCAAATAGAGCGACTTGACGAGGCAGACCTCCTCTACAGGGTAGTCACTTCCTTTGCTGAAATCGATCTTCACCCAGATACCGTCCCGAACGAAGAGATGGGGTACATCTACGAGGAGCTTGTCCGCAAATTCTCAGAACTCTCGAACGAAACTGCTGGTGAACACTTCACGCCACGGGAGGTTATCGAGCTCATGGTCAACCTTCTATTTACTGAAGACGACGATGTACTCACTCAGCCTGGTATTATTCGCACTCTATACGACCCTGCCTGTGGCACAGGTGGGATGTTGAGCGTCGCTGAAGAGCATCTTAACGATCTCAATGAGGATGCCGATCTCAGACTGTTTGGGCAGGAGTTGAATCCCGAGTCGTACGCGGTTTGCAACTCTGATATGCTACTGAGGGGGCATGACCCCGACAACATTGTCTACGGGAACTCGTTTACTGGGGACGGCTTCTCAGGTGACACGTTCGATTACATGCTATCGAACCCACCCTTTGGCGTCTCTTGGAAGAAGGTCAAAGAGCAGATCGAACGCGAACACGAAGAACAGGGGTTCGACGGGCGCTTCGGTGCCGGAACCCCTCGCATTAGTGATGGCTCTATGCTGTTTCTTCAGCACATGGTGAGCAAGATGAAACCGGTCTCTGAGGGGGGTTCTCGACTGGGAATTGTGTTCAATGGTTCTCCTTTGTTTAACGGTGGACCGAATAGCGGTGAATCTGCTATCCGTCGATGGATTATTGAAAACGACTGGTTAGAAGCTATTGTTGGTCTGCCTGAGAATCTATTCTACAACACCGGGATTCGGACATACATCTGGGTTCTCACGAATCGCAAGCCAGAGGAACGGGAAGGAAAAGTCCAGCTCATCGACGCACGCGACCTTTACGAAGAAATGGACGAAAGTCTCGGCGACAAGCGCCACTATCTTACCGGAGATCACATTGACGAGATCGCCAGTCTATTCGGTGACTTAGAGGCTAACGGTCGCTCAAAGATCGTAGACAACGAGGACTTTGGATACAGACGCATCGTCATTGACCAACCACTCCGACTGAGCTTCCAGGCAACCCAGGAACGGATTGACTCTCTTGACGACGAACGTGCGTTTACCAATCGCGACGAAGAAATTCAGGCACAGGTCAAAGAGACGCTTTCTAGTATGGATTCGGAGAAGGTATGGATGGATC is drawn from Halococcus saccharolyticus DSM 5350 and contains these coding sequences:
- a CDS encoding type I restriction-modification system subunit M, producing MVDNFGEKVDFIWSVADLLRGDYKQSEYQRVILPLTVLRRLDCVTAPTKDAVIQKAEELNEQGVENVDPVLQNISASPVYNTSEYTFETLTNDPEHLSENLQHYIQQYDPDTREILEKFEFDHQIERLDEADLLYRVVTSFAEIDLHPDTVPNEEMGYIYEELVRKFSELSNETAGEHFTPREVIELMVNLLFTEDDDVLTQPGIIRTLYDPACGTGGMLSVAEEHLNDLNEDADLRLFGQELNPESYAVCNSDMLLRGHDPDNIVYGNSFTGDGFSGDTFDYMLSNPPFGVSWKKVKEQIEREHEEQGFDGRFGAGTPRISDGSMLFLQHMVSKMKPVSEGGSRLGIVFNGSPLFNGGPNSGESAIRRWIIENDWLEAIVGLPENLFYNTGIRTYIWVLTNRKPEEREGKVQLIDARDLYEEMDESLGDKRHYLTGDHIDEIASLFGDLEANGRSKIVDNEDFGYRRIVIDQPLRLSFQATQERIDSLDDERAFTNRDEEIQAQVKETLSSMDSEKVWMDRDGFIDEVELQLNMAGLDLRNSVYNAIERALGEQNPDAEICRKSNGDPEHDTDRREKERVPLGTDPYEYFEREVAPYLENAWINESSKYHDDQDGELGTVGYEINFNRYFYEYEPPRSLDEIDADIRELEGEISEMLGEISR
- a CDS encoding endonuclease/exonuclease/phosphatase family protein is translated as MSEDVTVMTWNLHGENHPSRSTIQEQIDFLKEYHQDTDLFLFQAVDYTKKDESEDFSHFQQIKSHFEERDYYTTDNRDWNRQLLNLDVQPYHNINSPFRRCKITASRWPIDREPLDLRNNGNGKPRHLNYFYASFLTGPFVANVYLHNEEITDNEGLEVWNAGIIHGSGWKEEKIKALETVYSRIYLQNQQTDKKIILGGDFNAPWKETKTDEGVEIHPHSPDAKHLNKPFYGNPYRYQAENGGTKQFPFNQRWRNAESYIFDSEKSDWDMKDAYWHANDSLELNSTEDHTHVVNNGNPPNKRIDHLLADDHFNIKSCEIQNGIEVEANGFSNGKTPSDHAPVKATLEIEA
- a CDS encoding DUF4268 domain-containing protein — protein: MSEPEGPVFQELVPQDVRDYWVHEAHNFTPWLADSIRNEDASHLEDVLGLDVEIVETEKSVGRYNLDILAEVVDDGRQVVIENQLDQSDHDHLGKAIAYAAGVNADIIVWIAPTFNDEHQDAIQWLNQNSREGVDLFAIRLEVWRIGDSQPAIRLNPVEKPSEWKRKAQRSGGEITETKELQEEFWTQFRDRIDDSSTILRPRKPKPIHYYGNPIGKSGFHISFVVLSQENELRLDLNIEDDEEAFWELKSEEEAIEQELGREVEWGEPRETRTGKMRSNLSIARDGDLENREKWGEYFDWYIEYGERFHNVFHNRIQQF